The following are encoded in a window of Gasterosteus aculeatus chromosome 5, fGasAcu3.hap1.1, whole genome shotgun sequence genomic DNA:
- the gspt1 gene encoding eukaryotic peptide chain release factor GTP-binding subunit ERF3A: MDPRDSAPDSWEQEEDAEAPAAAAAAELPASFAALNVNAKPFVPNVNAAVFVPTAFQAGAADTPAADGAPDPVASMEVAETAAPVENGGTEADMTTEEETWEQKEEPGGGEHGGGGGGQEDLASGGACQDGTAGSEDEEMMMMEEEEEEVPVHKVAPPPPDAPKKEHVNVVFIGHVDAGKSTIGGQIMYLTGMVEKRTLEKYEREAKEKNRETWYLSWALDTNQEERDKGKTVEVGRAYFETEKKHFTILDAPGHKSFVPNMIGGASQADLAVLVISARKGEFETGFEKGGQTREHAMLAKTAGVKHLIVLVNKMDDPTVHWSLERYEECKEKLVPFLKKVGFNPKKDIHFMPCSGLTGSNLKDPVPECPWYTGLPFISHLDSLPNFTRSNDGPVRLPIVDKYKDMGTVILGKLESGCISKAQQLVMMPNRHTVEVLSLLSDDVETDDACPGENLKLRLKGIEEEEILPGFILCSPDNLCHSGRTFDAQIVIIEHKSIICPGYNAVLHIHTCIEEVQISALICLVDKKSGEKSKTRPRFVKQDQVCIARLRAAGVICLETFKDFPQMGRFTLRDEGKTIAIGKVLKLVPEKD; the protein is encoded by the exons ATGGACCCGCGAGACTCGGCCCCGGATTCgtgggagcaggaggaggacgccGAGGccccggccgccgccgccgccgcggagcTCCCGGCCTCCTTCGCCGCCCTCAACGTCAACGCCAAGCCGTTTGTCCCCAACGTCAACGCCGCGGTGTTCGTGCCGACCGCGTTCCAGGCCGGCGCCGCGGACACGCCGGCTGCGGACG GTGCCCCTGATCCAGTCGCCAGCATGGAGGTGGCAGAAACAGCCG CTCCAGTGGAGAACGGAGGCACAGAGGCCGACATgaccacagaggaagagacgtgggagcagaaggaggagccgggaggaggagaacatggaggaggaggaggagggcaggaagACCTGGCTTCAGGAGGAGCCTGTCAAGACGGCACCGCGGGGAGCGAGGAcgaggagatgatgatgatggaggaggaagaggaggaggtacCCGTGCACAAAGTGGCGCCGCCTCCGCCCGACGCCCCAAAGAAAGAACACGTGAACGTGGTCTTCATTGGTCACGTGG ATGCCGGTAAATCCACCATCGGAGGACAGATCAT GTACCTGACTGGAATGGTGGAAAAGCGAACCCTGGAAAAATATGAAAGGGAAGCGAAAGAAAAGAACAGGGAGACATG GTACTTGTCGTGGGCGTTGGACACAaaccaggaggagagagacaaagggaagACGGTCGAGGTCGGGAGAGCTTACTTTGAGACCGAGAAAAAGCATTTCACCATCTTGGACGCCCCCGGACACAAGAGCTTTGTCCCAAACATGATCGGTGGAGCGTCACAAGCCGACCTGGCCGTCCTG GTGATTTCTGCAAGGAAGGGTGAGTTTGAGACCGGCTTTGAGAAGGGGGGGCAGACGCGGGAACATGCCATGCTGGCTAAAACGGCAGGAGTCAAGCATCTCATTGTCCTGGTCAACAAGATGGACGACCCCACTGTCCACTGGAGCCTGGAGAG GTACGAGGAGTGTAAGGAGAAGCTGGTTCCCTTTCTGAAGAAGGTGGGCTTCAACCCGAAGAAGGACATCCACTTTATGCCTTGCTCCGGACTCACAGGTTCCAACCTCAAGGACCCCGTACCCGAGTGCCCTTGGTACAC GGGTTTGCCATTTATTTCACATCTGGACAGTTTGCCAAACTTCACCCGATCCAACGACGGACCAGTCAGACTACCGATTGTAGACAAGTACAAG gacaTGGGCACAGTTATTCTGGGCAAGCTGGAGTCTGGATGCATCAGTAAAGCCCAGCAGCTGGTCATGATGCCCAACAGG CACACGGTGGAGGTTCTGAGCCTGCTGAGCGACGACGTGGAGACTGACGACGCGTGTCCCGGGGAGAACCTCAAGCTGAGGCTGAAGGGCATCGAGGAGGAAGAAATCCTCCCGGGCTTCATCCTGTGCAGCCCCGACAACCTGTGCCACTCCGGGCGCACCTTCGACGCGCAG aTCGTTATAATCGAGCACAAATCAATCATTTGCCCTGGTTACAATGCAGTCCTTCATATCCACACCTGCATTGAAGAAGTGCAAATCTCA GCCTTAATCTGTCTGGTGGACAAGAAGTCGGGGGAGAAAAGCAAAACACGACCGCGCTTTGTGAAGCAGGACCAGGTGTGTATCGCCAGGCTGCGGGCAGCAGGAGTCATCTGCCTGGAGACCTTCAAAGACTTCCCTCAGATGGGACGATTCACGCTGCGAGACGAAG gaaaAACCATCGCCATCGGCAAAGTGCTGAAGCTGGTGCCAGAAAAGGACTAA
- the rsl1d1 gene encoding ribosomal L1 domain-containing protein 1 isoform X1 codes for MANRVEIPFDKAQVKKAVQALQAFQKSKSKADVSLLDEAHAISLLFTLWKIPKKAQTIRIPLPHGQRLDTDEVCLFTRDEPHMTSDQTQRFYKRLLQEKGVNNIAEIIPYSVLKTEYKPHEAKRRLLGNYNMFLSDERVRRLLSSHLGKHFYQRKKEPLCVNLQSKNLARDVHRVIQGTSMKVSNRGCCCMARIGHHGMTTEQLTENIEAAIQTVAAKLNMKGPVVKLIHLKNESSVGLPLYVSNLNHLTELEEADISAKTLQKERAQARQAKKAKDAEPTGEKEVKEEEEEEEEKIPMLVPIETPRKKPKLENASKEKLQEKAPKTAARKKARKAPNKRALARLQSKKCPK; via the exons ATGGCTAACAGAGTCGAAATTCCGTTCGACAAGGCACAG GTGAAAAAGGCCGTCCAGGCATTGCAGGCCTTCCAGAAATCCAAGTCCAAAGCGGACGTCTCGCTCCTGGACGAGGCTCACGCCATCAGCCTGCTCTTCACCCTCTGGAAGATCCCCAAAAAGGCACAGACCATCCGCAT TCCCTTGCCCCATGGCCAGCGGCTCGACACAGACGAGGTTTGCCTCTTCACCAGAGACGAGCCCCACATGACCTCGGATCAGACGCAGAGGTTTTACAAGAGGCTGCTGCAAGAGAAAGGAGTGAACAACATCGCAGAG ATCATTCCGTACTCGGTCCTGAAGACAGAGTACAAACCGCACGAAGCCAAGCGACGTCTGTTGGGGAACTACAACATGTTCCTTTCTGACGAACGCGTCCGCCGCCTGCTGTCGTCCCACCTCGGAAAACATTTCTACCAGAGGAAAAA AGAGCCGCTGTGTGTGAACCTGCAGAGCAAGAATCTGGCTAGAGACGTCCACCGAGTCATCCAGGGCACCTCCATGAAGGTCAGCAACAGGGGCTGCTGCTG CATGGCGCGCATCGGACACCACGGCATGACTACAGAGCAGTTGACGGAAAACATCGAGGCTGCGATCCAAACGGTGGCAGCAAAACTAAACATG AAAGGACCCGTAGTGAAGCTCATCCATCTGAAGAATGAATCCTCCGTGGGTCTGCCGCTCTACGTCTCAAACCTGAACCACCTCACTGAGCTGGAAGAGGCAGATATTAGTGCCAAGACTCTTCAGAAAGAG AGAGCTCAGGCGAGGCAGGCGAAGAAGGCCAAGGACGCCGAACCCAccggagagaaggaggtgaaggaggaggaggaggaggaggaagagaaaatccCTATGCTGGTTCCCATAGAAACACCTCGCAAAAAGCCTAAACTGGAG aATGCATCCAaagagaagctgcaggagaaggcCCCCAAAACTGCTGCAAGAAAGAAGGCAAGAAAAGCGCCAAACAAAAGAGCGTTGGCAAGACTTCAAAGCAAAAAGTGCCCAAAGTGA
- the rsl1d1 gene encoding ribosomal L1 domain-containing protein 1 isoform X2, which yields MANRVEIPFDKAQVKKAVQALQAFQKSKSKADVSLLDEAHAISLLFTLWKIPKKAQTIRIPLPHGQRLDTDEVCLFTRDEPHMTSDQTQRFYKRLLQEKGVNNIAEIIPYSVLKTEYKPHEAKRRLLGNYNMFLSDERVRRLLSSHLGKHFYQRKKEPLCVNLQSKNLARDVHRVIQGTSMKVSNRGCCCMARIGHHGMTTEQLTENIEAAIQTVAAKLNMKGPVVKLIHLKNESSVGLPLYVSNLNHLTELEEADISAKTLQKEARQAKKAKDAEPTGEKEVKEEEEEEEEKIPMLVPIETPRKKPKLENASKEKLQEKAPKTAARKKARKAPNKRALARLQSKKCPK from the exons ATGGCTAACAGAGTCGAAATTCCGTTCGACAAGGCACAG GTGAAAAAGGCCGTCCAGGCATTGCAGGCCTTCCAGAAATCCAAGTCCAAAGCGGACGTCTCGCTCCTGGACGAGGCTCACGCCATCAGCCTGCTCTTCACCCTCTGGAAGATCCCCAAAAAGGCACAGACCATCCGCAT TCCCTTGCCCCATGGCCAGCGGCTCGACACAGACGAGGTTTGCCTCTTCACCAGAGACGAGCCCCACATGACCTCGGATCAGACGCAGAGGTTTTACAAGAGGCTGCTGCAAGAGAAAGGAGTGAACAACATCGCAGAG ATCATTCCGTACTCGGTCCTGAAGACAGAGTACAAACCGCACGAAGCCAAGCGACGTCTGTTGGGGAACTACAACATGTTCCTTTCTGACGAACGCGTCCGCCGCCTGCTGTCGTCCCACCTCGGAAAACATTTCTACCAGAGGAAAAA AGAGCCGCTGTGTGTGAACCTGCAGAGCAAGAATCTGGCTAGAGACGTCCACCGAGTCATCCAGGGCACCTCCATGAAGGTCAGCAACAGGGGCTGCTGCTG CATGGCGCGCATCGGACACCACGGCATGACTACAGAGCAGTTGACGGAAAACATCGAGGCTGCGATCCAAACGGTGGCAGCAAAACTAAACATG AAAGGACCCGTAGTGAAGCTCATCCATCTGAAGAATGAATCCTCCGTGGGTCTGCCGCTCTACGTCTCAAACCTGAACCACCTCACTGAGCTGGAAGAGGCAGATATTAGTGCCAAGACTCTTCAGAAAGAG GCGAGGCAGGCGAAGAAGGCCAAGGACGCCGAACCCAccggagagaaggaggtgaaggaggaggaggaggaggaggaagagaaaatccCTATGCTGGTTCCCATAGAAACACCTCGCAAAAAGCCTAAACTGGAG aATGCATCCAaagagaagctgcaggagaaggcCCCCAAAACTGCTGCAAGAAAGAAGGCAAGAAAAGCGCCAAACAAAAGAGCGTTGGCAAGACTTCAAAGCAAAAAGTGCCCAAAGTGA
- the LOC120819024 gene encoding transmembrane protein 238-like has protein sequence MSTSVQVEPFTETRYGGVGRCKCSFWMAVVHDVVGLFIMMVGVFAGLVIHDLFIYAGAIMIFLSLIWWVFWYSGNIDVPPEELEDDVGIIKLKELGLGRAARPVSERFTSRIRNSFGKNGWNIGGSNRPAMEVSLSTIYNSAMAASSKGPAREPLAI, from the coding sequence ATGTCAACTTCCGTACAGGTCGAGCCATTCACGGAGACACGGTACGGAGGAGTCGGCCGCTGCAAGTGCTCCTTCTGGATGGCGGTGGTCCACGACGTGGTCGGCCTCTTCATCATGATGGTGGGCGTGTTTGCAGGGCTGGTCATCCACGATTTGTTCATCTACGCAGGGGCCATCATGATCTTCCTCAGCCTGATCTGGTGGGTGTTCTGGTACTCGGGGAACATCGACGTGCCcccggaggagctggaggacgacgTGGGCATTatcaagctgaaggagctcGGACTGGGCCGGGCGGCGAGACCCGTGTCTGAGCGCTTCACCAGCAGGATCAGGAACTCTTTCGGGAAGAACGGCTGGAACATCGGGGGAAGCAACAGGCCCGCCATGGAGGTGTCACTCTCCACTATCTACAACTCCGCCATGGCCGCCTCTTCTAAAGGACCCGCGAGAGAGCCATTGGCCATATGA
- the LOC120819022 gene encoding uncharacterized protein LOC120819022, translating into MAFHSAGFLGKRQTVVRAPICPVAGLSALCLLLLLSCVALAVIYNNESHSRPKWKSLLLDYQNISDGLLTAAAANGHLKRVNDLLEDRGLRLQQRAELLNGTSADLRSAHLTLSLASAELAEQITNLTSANQRLARERERLLREAAGREAAERNASRNARRLADSEEEGRRLSEANGLLREELLREREENQRLLEVSGRLRGEAEDLSNDLTELQEENRELKTERREPGVESVREAFRSLDLYCPVVTPRTKERICRKCLDGWRLFENKCYFFSSQTLTWSSSRSWCRTQGGDLLVVDSQPEQSFVFQSSQVLQLSGRRLWIGLSDREDEGEWRWVDGSRVLSDVQFWLSRPGLGPEPDDWKLDDPRGEDCGLLDASEQALGSWMDGSCEESYRWICEKNV; encoded by the exons ATGGCGTTTCACT cTGCCGGTTTCCTCGgtaaaagacagacagtggTGCGTGCGCCCATCTGTCCGGTCGCCGGCCTCTCGGctctctgcctgctgctgctcctcagctGCGTCGCGCTCGCTGTGATCT ATAACAACGAGTCGCACAGCCGGCCAAAGTGGAAAAGCCTCCTGTTGGACTACCAGAACATCAGCGACGGCCTCCTGACTGCAGCCGCAGCCAACGGCCACCTGAAGAGGGTCAACGACCTCTTGGAGGACCGAGGcctccggctgcagcagcggGCCGAACTCCTCAACGGCACCTCCGCTGACCTGAGGTCCGCCCACCTGACCTTGAGTCTGGCGAGCGCCGAGCTGGCGGAGCAGATTACGAACCTGACCTCTGCCAACCAACGACTGGCACGGGAGCGCGAGCGGCTCCTCCGGGAGGCGGCCGGCCGGGAGGCGGCGGAGCGGAACGCCTCTCGGAACGCCCGGCGCCTGGCGGACTCCGAGGAGGAGGGACGGCGGCTCTCCGAGGCCAACGGCCTCCTGAGGGAGGAGCTGCTtcgagagagggaggagaaccaACGGCTGCTGGAGGTCAGCGGCCGGCTTCGTGGAGAGGCCGAAGATCTGAGCAACGACTTAACGGAACTCCAGGAGGAGAACCGGGAGCTGAAAACGGAGAGGCGGGAGCCGGGCGTGGAGTCGGTACGGGAGGCCTTCCGCTCCCTGGACCTCTACTGCCCCGTGGTTACTCCCAGGACCAAAG AACGGATCTGCAGAAAGTGTCTTGACGGCTGGAGACTCTTCGAGAACAAGTGCTACTTCTTCTCGTCTCAAACGCTCACCTGGAGCTCCAGCAGATCCTGGTGCCGGACACAAGGGGGCGACCTGCTCGTCGTCGACAGCCAgccggagcag AGCTTCGTCTTCCAGAGCAGCCAGGTTCTGCAGCTGAGCGGCCGCCGGCTGTGGATCGGCCTGTCGGACCGGGAGGATGAGGGCGAGTGGAGATGGGTGGACGGCAGCAGGGTCCTTTCAGATGTTCA GTTCTGGCTGAGCAGACCAGGACTCGGGCCGGAGCCCGATGACTGGAAGCTGGACGACCCCCGAGGAGAAGACTGTGGCCTCCTGGATGCCAGCGAACAAGCACTGGGGTCCTGGATGGACGGCTCCTGTGAGGAATCTTACAGATGGATCTGTGAGAAGAATGTTTAA
- the LOC120819012 gene encoding UDP-glucuronosyltransferase 1-2 — protein MQRLGFTFPEQTLEFIPLLRFKGPSMGFNQGVLLLLASTSLLTGSGVLAGKILVFPVDGSHWVNMNLLIQSLHSRGHEVTVVRTATSWYVKENAPHYRSLTVTLPGAISIEEEDFFVTFLVKMLAIHKEGASISGFVKFYWEMLGTLSNIHRQASLLAVEMFENKTLMQSIRNTQFDVVLLDPGLPVGVLVAHELKLPTVFNVRWITSGEGHFVVAPSPTSYVPTSGYAASDKMNFAQRVKNTFHYFLNTCIDRFIVCPHYDRLVERYFGPDVKFYHLLQGADIWLMRVDFVFEFPRPTMPNIAYIGGFQSKPSKPLSSELEEFVQSSGEHGFILMSLGTLVNGLPIEITSEIAAAFSQIPQKVIWRHASAPPNNLGNNTLLVKWMPQNDLLAHPKIKAFVAHGGTNGIYESMYHGVPIVGIPLLFDQFENILRLEARGAAKSVDATKLTRENFMEAIQEVLQNPSYRNNMKRLSALHRDKPMHPLETALYWIEFVMRHKGAAHLRTESYKMPWYAYYSVDVICFLVAVLLMLTAVIVGSIRFLCFRLCRRRKTKKE, from the exons ATGCAGAGGCTGGGCTTCACTTTTCCAGAGCAAACTTTAGAGTTTATTCCTCTCCTGAGATTCAAAG GTCCCTCGATGGGGTTCAACCAGGGTGTTTTGCTTCTGCTGGCGAGCACGTCCCTCCTGACGGGCTCCGGTGTGCTGGCCGGAAAGATTCTGGTGTTCCCGGTGGACGGAAGCCACTGGGTCAACATGAACCTGCTGATCCAGAGCCTTCACTCCAGGGGCCACGAGGTCACCGTGGTCCGCACGGCCACCAGCTGGTACGTCAAAGAAAACGCTCCGCATTACCGCTCCCTCACCGTCACCCTGCCGGGAGCCATCAGCATCGAAGAGGAGGACTTCTTTGTGACCTTCCTGGTCAAGATGCTGGCGATTCACAAAGAGGGCGCGTCGATTAGCGGCTTTGTGAAGTTCTACTGGGAGATGCTCGGCACGCTGTCGAACATCCACCGACAAGCAAGCTTGTTGGCCGTGGAAATGTTCGAGAACAAGACTCTGATGCAAAGTATCCGCAACACCCAGTTCGACGTGGTTCTCCTGGATCCGGGGCTGCCGGTTGGAGTTCTGGTGGCCCATGAACTGAAGCTGCCGACTGTTTTTAATGTGAGGTGGATCACCAGTGGAGAGGGACATTTTGTTGTGGCTCCGTCTCCAACGTCCTACGTTCCGACGTCGGGATACGCCGCGTCGGATAAGATGAACTTTGCGCAGCGGGTCAAGAACACTTTCCACTATTTCCTCAACACGTGCATTGACAGGTTTATAGTATGCCCTCATTATGACAGACTAGTAGAGAGGTACTTTGGTCCAGATGTGAAGTTCTATCACCTCCTACAAGGTGCCGACATCTGGCTCATGAGGGTGGATTTTGTCTTTGAATTTCCTCGACCCACCATGCCAAACATCGCCTACATTGGCGGTTTCCAGTCAAAGCCTTCCAAGCCTTTGTCGTCAGAGCTGGAAGAGTTTGTCCAAAGTTCAGGAGAGCATGGATTCATCCTGATGTCTCTTGGGACACTAGTGAATGGCCTACCCATAGAAATCACCTCTGAAATCGCTGCTGCTTTTTCCCAAATTCCCCAAAAGGTCATTTGGAGGCATGCCAGTGCGCCGCCCAATAATCTGGGCAACAACACCCTGCTGGTGAAATGGATGCCCCAGAACGACCTCCTGGCTCACCCAAAGATCAAAGCCTTCGTGGCTCACGGTGGCACCAACGGGATCTACGAGTCCATGTACCACGGCGTGCCAATCGTGGGCATTCCCCTCCTGTTTGACCAGTTTGAGAACATCTTGAGGTTGGAGGCGCGAGGAGCCGCCAAGTCGGTGGACGCGACCAAACTCACTCGTGAGAACTTTATGGAAGCGATACAAGAAGTTCTCCAAAATCCCTCCTACAGGAATAACATGAAGCGCCTCTCCGCTCTCCATCGGGACAAACCGATGCATCCTCTGGAAACTGCGCTTTACTGGATTGAGTTTGTCATGCGGCACAAAGGAGCTGCACATTTACGCACAGAGTCTTACAAGATGCCCTGGTACGCCTATTATTCTGTAGATGTTATTTGCTTTTTGGTGGCAGTCTTGTTGATGCTGACAGCCGTCATAGTGGGATCGATACGATTCCTTTGCTTTAGACtgtgcaggaggagaaaaaccAAAAAGGAGTAG